tcgtttttttcttattattatagcgccGACTGCGCTCTCTCGTTACGTCTCGTTCttactagtattttaagcttcCGGCCTagtcccttttataaatagagattttagattattaataggtatataatataaggaagaagcttatagaggctaactactattagggtctaaaaaaggaattattaaaatctgcccttccctcgaggtatattactagcgctctatatatgcctaagctactcctttgttacttagtccccctctttatgcccccctaagctatcccttaaccgaCGAGGCCTGACCGGCGAGGCTTAATAAGCAAAGGGATGTGAACCTATGTGCGTATCTTAAACCCACAAGGGAAGTCAATGATAATTCGGGGGCATACCTTAGTTAACAACATAGAAATCTCCTAGATGGGTAATAAAGCCAGTTCATACCCATAGTCCGGCAAAAACATCATCCACATGAATTCCGGTGTAGTTGAGCGAGAGTTACGCTCACCTCTCTAGATGGCCGCTGAGCGTGTGTCCAGACGAGTCGCTTGCCGGCGGCTGGTACATCATACCTATAGGGATGTTTCATTGGTGGTCCCCATGATTCCTGTCACGCTTCTAGAGACGAAGGAGGCCGAGTAAGTCCATGTTTTGTTTGTAGTCGGAAGTGGGTTGGCCTGCACGACTTGGTGAGGTGGACTGGAAGGGGCCGAGGTCCGCACGCTATGTTAGAGAAAACTGCGTCAGCAGATTGATACCTTATTTAAAGGCAGCGACCATCGCAAGGCACGTCAAAACCTCAAAGTCTGGGTGACTCCATCGCACTCTCTTTTGCGCTATACAGCAGGACAAACCTTCATTTCTACGAGTGACAAGGAGGATCAGAACTGTTTGTAAGTAAAGCCTATCGACTATGTTGTATGAAGGTCAACAGATGCCTGTTGCTTATAAACTGTAGAAGTCCTTGGTTCTATCCGAGTAAGAACTAATGGTCTACTCAGGTGTAGCGATCATAATATTTACAAGAGGAGGGGACTAAATGCTCAGTCCAGGATGCCACCCACAGCAGAATTATCAGATATCGACCGGGGACTAGTCGCATTCTTGAGCCAACAATTCCCATTGTTTGGGCCAACATTACCCAGATTCGCATTGAAGGTCGCCGCGACGCATGTTCTCGACCCTGAGTTGCGATTGTATGATGCACAAGCCCGGAGGCAGTCCAAGTACGAATAGACTACAACGGCAACAATGTCTAGAGCTCCTTTTGATCCAAAACTCATGCCACAATGCATAACGAATTTGGCATCAACATCAGAAAGTGCAATTGTTCTCGTTTCGCCCTCCATGGCGGGACAGGGAAGCTGGATTTTCCCTTGTGTTGGAACTACTATCGGGCTATCGCTGTCCGTCGATGCAGGGACCAGCGCGGTGACTGTGGTCGTGACAACTGTAGTTGGCGATGCTACGGACGACATTGCATCGCTGAGAACCAATCATCAGAAATTTGTGGCGGAAGGGAATTGGCATTGGATCATACTCTCTCGCTTTTTGGACCGCCAGTGAACCCCCAACGCCACCACCAACAGCGGCTATCACTATTACTGTAGCCAATAAAACACTAAGAACAAATGTCGCTGGCCTCAGTCCGCAAATAGTACGTTCTTTCTTGACGGGAATCGATGAATAAGTTTCAGGCGTGGTCGGCGCATAGTACGATGATTCATGTTGCCGCGGTTGTTCGGGAACTACTTGTTTGTGGGAAATATGAGGAACGTACGTCTCGGGGCCGGAAGAGTCCATCATGTACTGGAACTTCTGTATTCAGGATGAAGGAAAGGCATGGACTTTGTTCTCGAACGTCATccgggaagaagaggagaagaGCAAGAAGAAACAGGAAAAGCGCATGTTAAGCAAACTGACGCCGCTCAAACAGCAAGGGATGGCTTATGTAGTATCTCATTCACTTACAAGGAGACACAGGATCTCGAAGGATCTTGCGGTCATTGGTACTCTCTCGACATTTGTGGAAGTCGGAGACCAGGGATCCAACCAGAGCTGCGCACATGTCTCACTGGGCTGTGAGGATCAAGCAGGCTGAAATTAGGCGCAGAGACTGTGCTACACACCATCATGGCATCTCGCGCATCTATTCGTCCGTTTTGCAGCATGTGAGACGGCTTGCATCAAAGTCATCAATCCGAACCAATCGTTCTGATTTGGGGGCCAAAAGTCCAACCTGAAGCTTACGCCCAGAGTTCGTTGGAATTAAACATAGTCAACCTCAGGGCTTGGCAGGCAGGGTTTATCTAATGATTCATAGGCCCCTTTCACCTCGCCAGAATTTATCTATTTACGATCTGCCTTGTGTAGAAAATCGATGTTGACTGATAGCACTTGGTGACATTTGACTGCACAAATGCCCTACCTGCCCCGCTATATTGTGCCTACATTCACAAATCGTCAAACCGTGCGCTTTCAATCATGGCAACTTCGGGCTCACTATATTGAAGAAACTCcccgtcttttttttataataaattcttaaTCCGATTTTCGAAGCTAGAGAGGCTACCGAGAAACTATCTGTAGCTTGCACGTGTTTCTAACAGTAAGTAGACGTTGAAAGTCGCTGGTGTGCCTCCGAAAGTCATGCAATGCAACGGAATTAGATCTTCCCCCAAAGTCCTCTTCAAAGCCAAGTTCACGAGAGAAAGTCTCCGCCTGACATGGCCAGTTCATATTCGTAATCCGGCTGGAACTCCAACCACATGGCCTCAGGTGTAGTCAAACGGTATGTATACTCAGCTTCGGCATCAGGACAAAGGTGCTTCTCGATCCCCGATGCTACAGCAGCCTCTGCAAGAAGCTGTATGCGACAGGAGTTTTCCATCAGGGTATACAGGAACGCCGCCTCATCGACGGTCTTCCCTGTCGTCAAGAGACCATGGTTCTTCAAGATGGCACACCTTTTGTTGCCTAGAGCCGTAGCTATCCTCTCTCCTTCCGAGGTTTCGAATGCAATGCCGCCAAACATGTCGTGAACGGCATGATCTTTGAAGAATGTGCACGCGTCTTGGTTGAGCATTTCCAGTGGTCTCCCGAAGGCTGACCATGCCTTGCCGTGGATGCTGTGGAAGTGGCATGCTGCATTGACGTCGGGTCGGGCTTCGTGAAGGGCGGAGTGGatgtgttggtatccctattatagggtagttagttcgaaccgtagttgacgaagagatcaattgaactatatgaatatctgcgtagtaggtgtaaaaaggaggttctaaccgtaggttaggctagctatgataatcgtaaatagggcccctaattagcccctacgtagtcggctatataccgcagttaaattagacttctaatccgatactaactttctctttcttttatcgatttaaccgctacggttagaggtataattcgacctcgggcccgtttactaagtcgtctcctttttccccttttctctactctttttatataacctatccctctattcgtataataacttttttattacttacgaattgctctaatcccttgtttaatattacttttataaaagcgtttataaggttatttgcattattaatctaacggatctcgagtatcttgcgcctttcgtacgattatttaagggctataatatcgattataagcctcttttccttcgtcgttcctaatttaacgaggtatttatatagcgagtaagaatctatataaataactattagaataagtagaaggctaattcgatcggtaattttctttagcgttattaaaattacgtaagaaaggttaacgctattaactatattatagaccTTTAacactaatatacttctcgttacccgcttacttttagttaacgagtagtagattatattattatatatagtaaattcgctcttacttatactctcgttagctaggataataatataccctaattacgaagtaaggtcgttattatttataaataacttattaataaagacgtagagcttattaattataaggttaatcggGTAGtagacgagacctcgattaaaatttgtttattactacttaagccgcttattaagtacctcgacgtcttatttagttagatctatagcctatactaccctagcgtaattaaaagtcgcctcgggctaataaatatttataatatataccccttacgtaagcttagctttatactacttcttaacgttaattacgtttagattaacgaggttaatcttctcgccctaccccttttattaaaaaacgacggtttcccctttaattataaaaatcccgccgttaaatactaggggggtatttattataaagaccttttttagcttcgctacgaagcccgctttctaaagctccttatcctccttctttataaagttaatattaaataggcttaatatatcgtcggtctatattctaacgatcctaaattagttaccttcgtactccgcgactaataagcacgggtcgtacgtagaagtaactattaataattaattaatataaaaattataataagtagcttactaataggtacccgattctacgagcctatataatagcttaagcactttaataatcgtgccttctaagtacttattagctatttcctttagtaaataggctatgattttccttatgagccctatagccgattaggtataggcctaggtaatattacggctctaaatctcgtatcccttcttctatagtaatactattagtactattattaatcgttaactatagcgctatataataggcaattatataagtagcgtcgcctttttaacgttaccgtacccctaaattacgtatctagacttcttatatagctagggtgttcctttccctttaattttacgaactattcgtaatttaaatatgcggaggttt
The window above is part of the Colletotrichum lupini chromosome 9, complete sequence genome. Proteins encoded here:
- a CDS encoding L-fuculose-phosphate aldolase, with protein sequence MLNQDACTFFKDHAVHDMFGGIAFETSEGERIATALGNKRCAILKNHGLLTTGKTVDEAAFLYTLMENSCRIQLLAEAAVASGIEKHLCPDAEAEYTYRLTTPEAMWLEFQPDYEYELAMSGGDFLS